A window of Flavobacterium psychrophilum genomic DNA:
GTTATAGTTTGTACTGATTTCACCCCCTGTATAGGTGGTTTGTTCTGTAGAAACACCTGTAGCAGTTTGTACCATTCTCCATACACCTTTATCTGTACCACTACAATTCGATCTCACCCAGAAATAATAAGGAGATCCAACTGTTAAGCCGGAAGCATAATATGTTGAAGATGTTGAGGCAACATTTCCTAAAGGAGTTGTCGTAGTTGTAGGTGCTGTATTAGCAGTTGAATAATATATATCATAACCTCCTGCCGGCGTAGTAACAGCCGGTGTCCAGCTAATAATTGCACTGGCAAGGCCGGCAGTAGCCGTTAAATTTGTAGGAGCGGGACAGCTAGGCACTACATCTGCTGATAAAGCGAAGATATTTGTAGCTGCATCACCAGTTGCTGCCGTCTTAGTAAACTTAACACTTTTAATAGATTTACTCTGGTTACCCGGAGTAATTGATAAAGGTATTTGATACATCCTTGGGTTAGATGAATCAACATCAAGTCCGTCAGTACCTCTGTTAACACGGCCTAAGCCTTGTATAGCAGCACTTCCGCCCCAGTACCAGTCACCAACACTCACATTATTAAAATCCTGTGTAGTATCATCCGTGAAAGTAACAACAACGTTTACAGCACCACTACCGCCACCGGTTACACCTAGTACATATAATGTAACTACGGGTTTAGGCGTTGTAAGTACAAGCGTTCCCGTTAAGGTTGTTGCATTAGCTAAACGTAAAGAGTTATTACCACTTAATGGCCCCAATTGATATGTAAGACCCTGTGTACCTGTGACTAGCGTAGTTATAACTCCGCTTACAGGTACACCAAAATTTATTGCCGGACTTGATGCTGTAGGCTTAAAATCTGTAGCAACATAAGCATAGATAGCATCAACGCCATGTGTACTTGTAGTTGCGGAAGACCCCACACCATTGGCTATAACGTCGGCGTTATACCCCGATGTTATGGGGAGTGGTTGGTACTCCTGCCCACTCGCCGACACAAAGGACAAGGCGGCAATTAAGCACGATAAGTAATAAGGTAGTTTTTTTGACATGAAAGTAAATTTAGGTTAACATAATTTTTAGAAAATTAAGAATTAAATACCAAATTATCTAAAAAATTATAAGTTTTGAGATTTTATAACAAAAAACCTAATTTCAACAAAAAAAATACAATTTTAAGAACGTATTGTTAAATTTAAAACATCAATATATTCAATACAATACTAATCAGATGATTATCTTTTCACGTCAGATGACACCGGAATCATGCTTGCAACAATCTTAGGCTCCCTTATTATTTTCTTTTCATACTTTGGTGTTATCGCTTTATCTGTATACTTCTCGTCTTTATATTTTATATGCTCGATAATAGCAGAAACTTTCACATTTACATCAATGGGCTGCACATAATTGTCATTATTAAGCATAATGCTAAATTTACCCTGAAGAACATTGGCATCTACAAATCTTTTATACGACGCTACGCCTTTACCACTATCCAGCGATTTATAAGTTTTTTGCTGTGTAAAAAGCATGCTATTTGCATCGTTTAAAACTACATATTCCACATCTTCCCCATTTACAGGCATCACCAGATTCGTAAGCGCACCTGCTGCAATACCACCTAAAGGCGTAGAAAAATATGCAGCAGCACCTTGCACTGCACCCACTATCATTTTACGGTTTTGTTTCCAAAATTCATTACTTTCCTCTCCTACTCCTACCCAATATGCCCAGGCTACAACCTTTTTAGTTTCATATTTAGTAATGCTATTTACAGGAAGTGAGAACGAAATAGACGTTGTCGACTCCCCAAACGTAGCCTTAGAATCTACTCTCTGGCTTTTATCGAGTACCACTTCTTCATATTTTTTCTCTGATGCCGTTACCCTTCGTACTTTTTGTAGATATAAAGTATCGTATCCTACTACTACATCTTTTGTGATTGAAGTATACACCGTGTCCTGTGTTGTGATCCACTTTACTGAAGTAACAAAATTCTCTGTCTGCTTAGAAGCCGGCACGCGAACAATCTTTACATTACATAAACGGATGTCTTTTGCCGTATTATTAAACCTGAATTTATATACCGCCTTACGGTTTATTATAAACTCACGATTCTTTTCCTTTTTCACCTCATGACCTTTATATTTATAAACATCAGGATACTCCAAAACCGTTACTTCGTCTATCGTATTTCCATTAGCTTCCTCAACGCTTAGCAAGACTTTATCGCCTTCTGCAAAACAATAGAAAAGTTCTTCAGCAGCCGCCGGATTGATGCGAAGTTGTACTTCGGCTACATTAATTTTTTGTCCGTAACAAACACCTGCAAAAAGTAAAAACAGGATTAGAGATTTATTCATAGTAAGGGAATAATGCTATAGTTTTTTTGCTTCGTTCCAGAAAACATCCATTTCGGCAAGCGTCATATCTGCCAGGGGCTTGCCCAGTTCAGACGCTTTGCTTTCAAGATACATAAAGCGTTTAATGAATTTTTTATTGGTACGCTCAAGAGCATCTTCAGGGTTTACATTCAGAAATCTTGCGTAATTGATCATCGAAAACAAGACGTCGCCAAACTCAGCTTCTATCTTATCCTGGTCTCCATTTTTAACCTCTTCCTGAAATTCCTCAATTTCTTCCTGAACCTTATCCCAAACCTGATGTGGCTCTTCCCAGTCAAAACCAACGCCTTTGGCCTTATCCTGAATACGGCTTGCTTTAACAAGTGCAGGCAGGCTTTTAGGAACACCTTCCAACACCGACTTTTTACCTTCTTTTAGCTTTAGCTTTTCCCAGTTTTGCTTTACCTCTTCTTCATCCTGAACGACCACATCGCCATAGATATGCGGGTGGCGATGTATCAGCTTTTCGCAAATTTCGTTGGCAACATCAGCAATATCAAAATCAGCAGTTTCGCTTCCTATTTTAGCATAAAAAACAATATGCAGCAATATATCGCCAAGTTCCTTTTTAACCTCATTAAGGTCGTTATCAAGAATGGCATCGCCAAGTTCATACGTTTCTTCAATGGTAAGATGGCGAAGGCTTTGCAGCGTTTGCTTTTTATCCCACGGGCATTTTTCACGAAGCTCGTCCATTATATCAAGAAGCCTGTTAAAGGCATCAAGCTGCTGCTGTCTTGTGTTCATTATTTTTTTGTGTAAAAATAAAAAATCCTGCCACTTGATATACAAAAGGCAGGATAAATTATATAACTAAGAAAATGTACTATTCTTCGGTCTTAACTTCTTCTTCCTGTGCAGGAGCTTCTACAGCAGCAGCCGGTTTGTCTTTACTTACAAGACCTTTAGCCTGTAGCATACCGTACCAGTTAAGAATTTTTTTAATGTCAGATGCATATACCCTGTCTTCATCAAACTCAGGAAGTACTTCTCTGAAATAAGACTCTAACTTAGCATTGTCTTCTTTATGAGAAAGTGCCGGACCATTATCTTCTTTTTCTGCAATAGCGCGGAAAACTTCAGAAAGACGGATCTCTCCATCATACGTGTATACTGATATTTCAGATAAAAGGCTCACATTGCTCCTTAAACCTACAGTCACTTTTTTACCGTCGATAAGTGATTCTGCAACAAATCCTGTACGGGTTTGTAGTTTAAGTTCGTATAGTCCCGGTTTTCCGGATATGGATAATATTTTCTCTATGCTCATTGTGTTATTTTTTTAAGGAAGGCAAATATCTAATCTTTGACTTAAAAAACAAAAATTATCTGCCTTTTTTGGCGATAAATTTCATTTTATAATCAGGCCTTGTTTTCCCCTCCATTATATTTTGAAGTTTCTTCTTAATCAACGTCTTTTTAAGTGAAGATATTTTATCTGTAAACAAAATTCCCTCAATATGGTCATACTCATGCTGTATTACCCTGGCAATAAGCCCGTCGTATACATCTGTATGCTTTTTAAAGTCTTCGTCAACATATTCTATCGTAATTTTTTCTTTACGGTATACGTCTTCGCGAACCTCAGGAATACTAAGGCAGCCTTCGTTAAAACCCCATTCTTCACCTTCTTCTTTTACGATTACAGCATTAATAAAGGTCTTTTTAAAATCTTTAAGCAACTCCTGCTCTTCTTTAGAAAGATCTTCGTCATCGCTAAACGGACTAGTATCTATAACAAATAGACGGATAGCAAGGCCTACCTGTGGCGCTGCAAGGCCCACACCATAAGCATTGTACATGGTGTCATACATATTGGCAATGATTTCTTTAAGACCAGGATGGTTCTCATTTACCTCCTCACCTTTTTTGCGTAACACCGGATCGCCGTATCCTACAATTGGTAATATCATAATCGCGTAACTTTTAAAATTTGCAACGTACAGTAAACACTACTGTTTTGAGACTGCAAAAGTAATAAATTAAAATGATTTGCCACTGTCAGTATAAATGCTAAAATTTTGTGAGAATTGCTTCTGCCGTACGGCGAATGATTTTAACATTCATTACCTTTACCTCATAGTTACCAAATATGCTCCAGAGGATACGCAATTTTACCGACAGTACTAATTTTACAAAGGCCGTAATCGTAACCGTTGCCGCCGCATCTCCGGTACTTATCCTTTCTCAGCTTGGCTTTTTTGAGATAGGTTTTGCCATTGCGCTAGGTGCTTTTTTAACCTATCCGGCAGACATTCCAAGTAACCTTTTACACAGAACTAAAGGGCTCTTAACCGCCGCCGCCATTGTTGCCGGCTGCGTATTGCTTGTAAACCTGCTACATCCGTTACCTTATATATTTTATCCTGCAATACTTATATTGGTATTCTTCTTGTCTATGATATCGGTATATGGGCAACGGGCAACGATGGTTTCGTTCTCTGCCCTTTTAGCTACCGCCCTTGCAACAGGCCATATACATACCGGATGGGAAATACTGCATTACACAGGCTATGTGTTTGCAGGTGGAATGCTCTACACCTTTATATCCGTTTCGTTTAATTACCTGAGTCCGCACCGTTATACCGAACTGCAAATTGCAGAATGTATGAAGCTTACTGCTAAATACATGAAACTTAGGGGTGATTTGTGGAATGCAGATGCCGACAGGGCCTCCATTGTCGAAAAGCAATTGCATCTTCAGGTAGAAATAAACCTTACGCACGACAACCTGCGCGAAATGCTTATGCGTAGCAGGTCGAACACAGAAAATTCTAACAGGAGCCGTAAAATGCTACTGGTTTTCATCTCGTTGATGGAAATTCTGGAGATCGCATTATCCACTTCGTTTGACCATAGCAAGCTTCACCAAAAGTTCAGCGAGCATCCAAAGGTGTTAAGCACTTACCAAAACCTCGCTTATAACCTGGCTTCATCCCTTAAAAAAATATCCAAAAGCATAGAGAACCGAACTAAGTATACACCTAAACATCAGCTTTTACAGGATCTTGAAGCTTTAGAAAAAGCCATTAATACCTACGAAGAAGAATTAGGCACGGAGGCTGCTTCCGAAGGTGTGTGGATGCTTTCCAATATGCTGCACTATGCCGAAAAGCAAATTGAGAAGATTAAAATCATTGAGCGCGCCTTTACCAATAAAATCAATTTTAAAGATCTGAAGGGAAGGGATAAAGACCTTGAAAAATTCCTTACTCCGGAATATTACCCTTTCCATACATTAAAAGAGAACTTAAGCTTTTCGTCTACTATTTTCAGGCATTCGCTGAGGCTTAGTATGAGTATAGCCATAGGATT
This region includes:
- a CDS encoding pyrophosphatase, with product MNTRQQQLDAFNRLLDIMDELREKCPWDKKQTLQSLRHLTIEETYELGDAILDNDLNEVKKELGDILLHIVFYAKIGSETADFDIADVANEICEKLIHRHPHIYGDVVVQDEEEVKQNWEKLKLKEGKKSVLEGVPKSLPALVKASRIQDKAKGVGFDWEEPHQVWDKVQEEIEEFQEEVKNGDQDKIEAEFGDVLFSMINYARFLNVNPEDALERTNKKFIKRFMYLESKASELGKPLADMTLAEMDVFWNEAKKL
- a CDS encoding peptide deformylase, producing the protein MILPIVGYGDPVLRKKGEEVNENHPGLKEIIANMYDTMYNAYGVGLAAPQVGLAIRLFVIDTSPFSDDEDLSKEEQELLKDFKKTFINAVIVKEEGEEWGFNEGCLSIPEVREDVYRKEKITIEYVDEDFKKHTDVYDGLIARVIQHEYDHIEGILFTDKISSLKKTLIKKKLQNIMEGKTRPDYKMKFIAKKGR